From the Sinorhizobium garamanticum genome, one window contains:
- a CDS encoding RraA family protein, whose translation MLKLFNDFERNPALAAKFDAVAQCYSASCVFADSQYRQGVMDSEIKPAFPAKIVGQAVTVQLSPGDLVDPLRAIEMSGVGDVIVVDAGGDRQTSVCGGLMGGLALNRGIRGMIIDGAGRDIDELRDIGWPIWTRAITARGTHTMYSGRKEELSVNVPIQCGGVTVNPGDFVVADTIGVTVVPLPMAEVVLEAAREQAEREQKTRERVAQGKTLEDLLDEFGRL comes from the coding sequence ATGCTGAAGCTGTTCAACGATTTCGAGCGCAATCCTGCGCTCGCCGCGAAATTCGATGCGGTGGCCCAGTGCTACAGCGCCTCCTGCGTTTTTGCAGATTCCCAATACCGCCAGGGGGTGATGGATTCCGAGATCAAGCCGGCCTTCCCGGCCAAGATCGTCGGACAGGCGGTGACGGTCCAGCTCTCGCCCGGCGATCTCGTGGACCCGCTGCGGGCAATCGAGATGAGCGGTGTCGGAGACGTGATCGTGGTCGATGCCGGAGGCGATCGCCAGACTTCGGTTTGCGGCGGGCTGATGGGCGGCCTTGCGCTCAATCGTGGCATCCGGGGCATGATCATCGACGGCGCCGGTCGGGACATTGATGAGCTGCGCGACATAGGATGGCCAATCTGGACCCGCGCCATCACCGCGCGCGGCACCCACACCATGTATTCCGGACGCAAGGAGGAGCTTTCCGTCAATGTGCCGATCCAGTGCGGAGGGGTGACGGTCAATCCGGGTGATTTCGTCGTGGCCGACACGATCGGCGTGACGGTCGTCCCATTGCCGATGGCGGAAGTGGTCCTCGAAGCGGCACGCGAACAGGCCGAACGCGAGCAGAAGACTCGGGAGCGGGTCGCTCAGGGGAAAACGCTCGAGGATCTGCTCGATGAATTCGGCCGGCTTTAG
- a CDS encoding Ldh family oxidoreductase, whose translation MIAALEDFCRAVLSAAGADAATTDAATRAMLHGSRLGIDSHGVRLLHHYVTVLTKGRVNPRPQMRFASAFGAVASLDANDGHGALASYRAMEHAVQLAACFGIGAVAIRNSSHFGPAGAYAMAAADAGYIGLAVCNSDSFVRLHDGARRFHGTNPIACAVPVPENRPWLLDMATSAIPYNRVQLYKSTGQKLPADVASAAGGEETDDPQRVEMLAPLGGAFGFKGAGLAGLVEILSAVLTGMKLSFDLAPMAGPDLSTPRGLGAFMLAIRPDAFIDLRTFQDGMRRYVETLRNSPARAGARVLAPGDREWVAADRREADGIPIDPETERAFRELALRFGVNLCLAG comes from the coding sequence ATGATCGCGGCGCTGGAAGACTTCTGCCGAGCCGTGCTGTCGGCGGCCGGCGCCGATGCGGCGACAACCGATGCCGCTACCCGCGCAATGCTGCACGGATCGCGCCTCGGCATCGACAGCCATGGCGTGCGGCTGCTCCATCATTATGTGACCGTCCTGACCAAGGGCCGGGTCAATCCTCGCCCGCAGATGCGATTCGCCTCGGCGTTCGGTGCCGTTGCCTCGCTCGACGCAAATGACGGCCATGGCGCACTTGCCAGCTACCGCGCCATGGAGCACGCCGTGCAACTCGCCGCATGTTTTGGCATTGGTGCTGTCGCAATCCGCAACTCGTCGCATTTCGGACCGGCGGGCGCATACGCCATGGCGGCTGCCGATGCGGGTTATATCGGTCTTGCCGTCTGTAATTCCGACAGCTTCGTGCGGCTGCACGATGGCGCGCGACGCTTTCACGGGACCAATCCGATCGCCTGCGCCGTACCCGTTCCGGAAAACCGCCCCTGGCTTCTCGACATGGCGACGAGTGCGATCCCTTACAACCGCGTTCAACTCTATAAAAGCACCGGGCAGAAGCTGCCCGCCGACGTCGCCTCCGCGGCAGGCGGAGAGGAGACGGACGACCCCCAACGCGTGGAAATGCTCGCGCCCTTGGGTGGCGCCTTCGGTTTCAAGGGCGCGGGGCTTGCCGGTCTCGTCGAAATCCTCAGCGCCGTCCTTACCGGCATGAAGTTGAGCTTCGATCTCGCGCCGATGGCCGGCCCCGATCTCAGCACGCCGCGCGGCTTGGGCGCTTTCATGCTTGCGATCCGCCCCGACGCGTTCATCGACCTACGGACATTCCAGGACGGCATGCGGCGCTATGTCGAAACATTGCGCAACTCGCCCGCGCGGGCGGGCGCAAGGGTGCTTGCGCCCGGCGATCGCGAATGGGTCGCGGCCGATCGCCGCGAGGCCGACGGGATTCCGATCGATCCGGAAACGGAACGGGCCTTCCGTGAACTGGCGCTGCGGTTTGGCGTCAATCTGTGTTTAGCCGGGTAG
- a CDS encoding TRAP transporter large permease, which translates to MRDDAIHNDTVGAMLLVTLAFIILLLMGMPVAFAIGISGALFFLQHPELPFTIPVQVTVSQTQNFALLAIPLFILAGNFMNKSGITERLLDLASVLTGRLQGGLAQISIALSALMGGVSGSAIADAAMQSRMLGDEMIKRGFTKGFAAGVLSFGAVLTPIIPPGIGMILYGTIGQVSIGRLFAAGFVPAMLLWIGLSAAIWLTARRRGYQPERQTRPTAREFATALGGGIWALLFPVILLLGLRMGVFTPSEIGSFAVLYAIFIGVLAYRKMKRKSFLEALEGSLADVGSIMFLIALSAIFSYGIVLERVPEVVSGWILGITDNLYGVMVLVVLFILAIGFFVDATVLIIMLTPIFLPLVRQLGGDPVHFGLVFIIAATIGNFTPPVGAAMYAVCSILRCPIGDYARESIPLFGAVAAVTLVLIFVPQLVLIVPDIIFGG; encoded by the coding sequence ATGAGGGATGACGCAATCCATAACGACACGGTAGGCGCTATGCTGCTCGTAACACTCGCCTTCATCATTCTCCTCCTCATGGGGATGCCGGTCGCTTTCGCAATCGGCATTTCGGGCGCGCTGTTCTTCCTGCAGCATCCGGAGCTACCCTTCACGATTCCGGTCCAGGTGACGGTGTCTCAGACACAGAACTTTGCGCTTCTAGCCATCCCACTCTTCATCCTTGCCGGCAATTTCATGAATAAATCGGGCATTACCGAGCGTCTTCTCGATCTTGCCTCGGTTCTCACCGGCCGCCTGCAAGGAGGATTGGCTCAGATCTCGATCGCACTTTCAGCACTGATGGGCGGTGTCTCGGGCTCTGCTATCGCCGATGCAGCGATGCAGTCGCGCATGCTGGGCGATGAGATGATCAAGCGGGGTTTCACGAAGGGCTTTGCCGCCGGCGTCCTCTCCTTCGGCGCAGTGCTGACGCCGATCATTCCGCCCGGCATTGGAATGATCCTCTATGGTACGATCGGCCAGGTTTCCATCGGCCGGCTCTTCGCTGCCGGTTTCGTGCCGGCCATGCTGCTCTGGATCGGTCTGTCGGCCGCCATCTGGTTAACCGCCAGACGGCGCGGCTACCAGCCGGAGCGACAGACGAGGCCGACCGCACGCGAGTTTGCCACCGCATTGGGCGGCGGCATTTGGGCGCTGCTCTTTCCCGTCATCCTGCTACTCGGCTTGAGGATGGGCGTTTTCACACCGTCCGAAATCGGTTCCTTTGCTGTTCTCTATGCCATCTTCATCGGCGTCCTGGCCTACCGGAAGATGAAGCGGAAGAGCTTTCTGGAGGCGCTTGAAGGAAGCCTCGCCGATGTCGGCTCCATCATGTTCCTGATCGCATTGTCGGCGATTTTCAGTTACGGCATCGTGCTTGAGCGCGTGCCGGAGGTCGTGTCTGGCTGGATTCTCGGTATCACCGACAATCTCTACGGTGTGATGGTGCTCGTGGTGCTCTTCATCCTCGCCATCGGCTTCTTTGTCGATGCAACGGTTCTCATCATCATGCTGACGCCGATCTTCCTGCCGCTGGTACGGCAGCTCGGCGGCGATCCTGTTCATTTCGGCCTTGTCTTCATTATCGCCGCCACCATCGGCAATTTCACGCCACCCGTCGGCGCGGCGATGTATGCCGTCTGCTCGATCCTGCGATGTCCGATCGGAGATTATGCGCGGGAATCAATACCCCTCTTCGGGGCGGTGGCAGCGGTCACGCTGGTGTTGATCTTTGTTCCGCAATTGGTGCTGATCGTGCCCGACATCATATTCGGGGGCTAA
- a CDS encoding TRAP transporter small permease, with translation MRALYSYLLKLEAIIAGTFLVLMVVLIFAGGVARLLHHPLNWTIDLATCFFAWAAFLCADIAWRNDTLMSIDVAVARAPERLRRALLYCNYLIISAFLIYVIYAGVWLSWISRARSFQGIPGLSYSWVTMSMPVGAALLLLTTALKWRADEG, from the coding sequence ATGCGCGCGCTCTATTCCTATCTCCTGAAGCTGGAAGCCATCATCGCCGGCACTTTTCTTGTGCTGATGGTCGTCCTGATTTTCGCCGGAGGTGTCGCCCGCCTCCTGCATCACCCGCTGAACTGGACGATCGACCTTGCGACTTGCTTCTTCGCCTGGGCGGCGTTTCTCTGCGCCGATATCGCCTGGCGTAATGATACCCTGATGTCGATTGACGTCGCGGTTGCCCGCGCACCTGAGCGGCTGCGGCGCGCTCTGCTCTATTGCAACTACCTGATCATCTCCGCCTTCCTGATCTATGTCATCTATGCGGGCGTCTGGCTTTCCTGGATCAGCCGGGCACGCAGTTTCCAGGGTATTCCCGGGTTGAGCTATTCCTGGGTGACGATGAGCATGCCTGTCGGCGCGGCGCTTCTATTGCTGACAACGGCCCTGAAATGGCGCGCGGATGAGGGATGA
- a CDS encoding SDR family oxidoreductase yields the protein MSGRLSGKRAFVTGAGQGIGRAIALAFAKEGAEVVAASRTLSKMLDLPALSPAIAPIALDVTDAKAVEQSIADAGRIDILVNCAGWVHNGTLLDCSDADWARSLDLNVTSAFRITRAVLPQMISRGSGSIVNIASVASSISGVPGRAAYGASKAALIGLTKAVARDIIKSGVRCNALCPGTTHTPSLEERIQATDDPEETRRQFIARQPMGRLGTVGEMAAAAVYLASDESAFMTGQLLVVDGGQTL from the coding sequence ATGTCCGGGCGGCTTTCGGGCAAGCGCGCATTCGTGACAGGCGCGGGACAGGGCATCGGGCGCGCGATTGCACTTGCTTTCGCCAAGGAGGGTGCCGAGGTCGTCGCGGCAAGCCGGACGCTTTCGAAAATGCTGGACCTTCCTGCCCTCTCGCCCGCGATTGCCCCAATCGCCCTCGATGTCACGGACGCAAAGGCTGTCGAGCAATCGATCGCCGATGCGGGCCGTATCGACATCCTCGTCAACTGTGCCGGATGGGTTCACAACGGCACCTTACTCGATTGCAGCGACGCCGACTGGGCCAGAAGCCTTGATCTTAATGTGACCTCCGCTTTTCGAATCACCCGCGCAGTGCTGCCGCAGATGATCAGCCGAGGCAGCGGCTCTATCGTCAATATCGCCTCCGTCGCCTCCAGCATCTCGGGTGTGCCGGGCCGTGCCGCCTACGGCGCGAGTAAGGCTGCCCTGATCGGCCTCACCAAGGCCGTCGCCCGTGACATCATCAAGAGCGGCGTGCGATGCAACGCCCTATGCCCCGGAACCACGCATACACCATCCCTGGAGGAGAGGATCCAGGCGACGGATGACCCGGAGGAGACGCGCCGCCAGTTCATTGCCCGGCAGCCAATGGGCCGGCTCGGGACAGTGGGGGAGATGGCGGCAGCAGCAGTTTATCTCGCTAGCGACGAATCCGCTTTCATGACCGGTCAGCTTCTCGTGGTCGATGGAGGACAGACATTGTGA
- a CDS encoding C-terminal binding protein, protein MARKPKVVITDYDYGNLDIELPILEAAGARVVALQAKSEEELFEEARDCDAIMNQYARVGSATIDRMERCRVIARYGVGVDIVDVEAATRKGILVTNVRDYCTDEVADHAIALWLALARKLIRYDAAIRNGIWRWQTGKPVCRLKGRTMGIVSFGKIGQAIAERAKAFGVTIIAYDPYLAEGIAEAKGVALVGKDEILARSDYLMMQVPMTAESHHFLGEAELAKMRKDAIIVNTGRGPTIDNCALAKALAEGRIAGAGLDDLEEEPAKLRNWNPSSNPLFSLENLIVTSHVAYYSEESIRLARETAASEVARVLKGERPLNPVNEVSLGGQDGDLRRN, encoded by the coding sequence ATGGCGCGCAAACCCAAGGTCGTCATCACCGACTACGACTATGGCAATCTCGACATTGAGCTGCCGATCCTTGAAGCGGCGGGAGCCCGGGTTGTCGCCCTGCAGGCCAAGTCGGAGGAGGAGCTGTTCGAAGAAGCGCGCGACTGCGATGCGATCATGAATCAATATGCGCGTGTGGGTTCGGCGACCATCGATCGCATGGAGCGCTGCCGGGTGATTGCGCGCTACGGCGTCGGCGTGGACATTGTCGACGTCGAGGCCGCGACCCGGAAGGGGATCCTCGTCACCAATGTCCGCGATTACTGCACCGACGAGGTGGCCGACCACGCCATCGCGCTCTGGCTGGCGCTCGCCCGCAAGCTCATTCGCTATGACGCGGCGATCCGCAACGGCATCTGGCGTTGGCAGACGGGCAAACCCGTTTGTCGTCTCAAAGGCCGCACCATGGGAATCGTCTCTTTCGGCAAGATCGGCCAGGCGATAGCTGAGCGCGCCAAGGCGTTCGGCGTCACGATCATCGCCTATGATCCCTACCTAGCCGAAGGCATCGCCGAAGCGAAGGGGGTCGCGCTTGTCGGGAAGGACGAGATCCTTGCCCGCTCGGACTATCTGATGATGCAGGTGCCGATGACGGCCGAGTCGCATCATTTTCTGGGCGAGGCCGAGCTTGCGAAGATGAGGAAGGACGCCATCATCGTGAATACCGGCCGCGGCCCGACGATCGACAACTGTGCTCTCGCCAAAGCCCTGGCTGAGGGGCGCATTGCCGGTGCCGGCCTCGACGATCTCGAGGAAGAGCCGGCAAAGCTCAGGAACTGGAACCCCTCCAGCAATCCTTTATTCTCGCTCGAAAATCTGATCGTCACCTCCCATGTCGCTTATTATTCCGAGGAATCGATCCGGCTCGCCCGCGAGACGGCCGCCTCGGAGGTCGCTCGCGTGCTGAAGGGCGAGCGCCCGCTCAATCCGGTGAACGAAGTGTCGCTGGGCGGGCAAGACGGTGACCTCCGGCGGAATTGA
- a CDS encoding GntR family transcriptional regulator, with product MSETMCGAYAEGFRRSYAAAAVTEKTVPERSFEHERRQAGLAASGAVPRLYRRAFEILAKQIEEGILPQGARLHESDIAAQFGISRTPARQALIELKRGGLVSKASGRGYVVGMLAGRPSDRKPRIPLTGDMRLVSSSSWERIYGEVEGEIVARISFASWRVNEAVLARHYGVSRTVARDVVGRLQQRGVIRKDDRSRWYAPALTPAHVGELYELRWVLEPLALVKAAPNLPPGFLAGMREHLESAIANGHQIGGDTLDSLEEEMHVALLGYCGNGTLMQAITLHQSLLIAHHFLYRWTPRLFETEPFLPEHLEIVRRLESGKIKDAAKALEHHLRVSRERAIARIDVIAREFTAEDLPYLHRIGTE from the coding sequence TTGTCGGAAACGATGTGTGGCGCCTATGCCGAAGGCTTCCGCCGGTCCTACGCGGCGGCTGCGGTGACGGAGAAGACAGTGCCGGAAAGATCGTTCGAGCACGAAAGGAGGCAAGCCGGCTTGGCAGCATCGGGCGCGGTTCCCCGTCTTTACCGACGCGCTTTCGAGATATTGGCAAAGCAGATCGAGGAAGGGATATTGCCGCAGGGCGCGCGTTTGCACGAATCGGATATCGCCGCCCAGTTCGGTATCAGCCGGACGCCGGCGCGCCAGGCGCTGATTGAGCTCAAGCGAGGCGGGCTGGTCTCGAAAGCGAGCGGCCGTGGCTATGTCGTCGGGATGCTTGCGGGAAGGCCTTCCGACCGAAAGCCCAGGATCCCTCTTACAGGAGATATGCGCCTTGTCTCTTCGTCGAGTTGGGAACGCATCTATGGCGAAGTGGAGGGCGAGATCGTTGCCCGCATTTCATTTGCCAGCTGGCGCGTGAACGAGGCGGTGCTCGCCCGTCACTATGGCGTGAGCCGCACCGTTGCCCGCGATGTGGTCGGACGGCTGCAACAGCGCGGCGTCATTCGCAAGGATGATCGGTCACGCTGGTATGCGCCGGCGCTCACGCCTGCCCATGTGGGTGAACTTTATGAACTCCGCTGGGTGCTGGAGCCGCTGGCACTGGTGAAAGCGGCGCCGAATTTGCCGCCAGGCTTCCTTGCCGGAATGCGTGAGCACCTCGAGAGTGCCATCGCCAATGGCCACCAGATCGGAGGGGATACCCTCGACAGTCTTGAAGAGGAGATGCATGTCGCGCTGCTCGGCTATTGTGGCAACGGCACGCTTATGCAGGCGATCACGCTTCACCAGTCGCTGCTGATCGCCCACCATTTTCTCTACAGATGGACGCCGCGGCTTTTCGAGACCGAGCCCTTCCTGCCTGAGCACCTTGAAATCGTTCGGCGGCTTGAAAGCGGCAAGATCAAAGATGCCGCCAAGGCGCTTGAGCACCATCTTCGTGTCTCTCGCGAGCGCGCAATTGCGCGCATCGATGTCATTGCCCGTGAGTTCACGGCCGAAGACCTGCCATATCTCCATCGCATCGGGACCGAGTGA
- a CDS encoding mobile mystery protein B has product MTDLFQEPEDATPLEPQEREGLLQTWITHRNDLNEAEQENIVEGAAWARARRRVPLERMLSEDFMRTLHKQMFGEVWQWAGTFRTTERNIGIQAYRIGMDLASLMDDIRYWIEHETFPPDEIAIRFHHRLVAIHPFPNGNGRHARLAADLLIERLGGEPFSWSGGSLANVGELRARYVAALRAADNHDIGPLLEFARS; this is encoded by the coding sequence ATGACGGATCTCTTCCAGGAGCCTGAGGACGCGACACCGCTTGAACCGCAGGAGCGAGAGGGGCTGCTCCAGACCTGGATCACTCACCGCAACGACCTCAACGAGGCAGAACAGGAAAACATCGTGGAGGGTGCGGCCTGGGCGCGCGCGCGGCGGCGCGTGCCGCTCGAGCGGATGCTCAGCGAAGACTTCATGCGGACACTGCACAAGCAGATGTTTGGGGAAGTCTGGCAGTGGGCCGGTACGTTCCGGACGACCGAGCGCAACATCGGCATTCAAGCCTATCGCATAGGGATGGACCTGGCGAGCCTGATGGACGACATCCGATACTGGATCGAGCATGAGACCTTTCCGCCGGATGAGATCGCGATCAGGTTCCATCATCGCCTCGTCGCGATTCACCCGTTTCCGAACGGAAATGGCCGTCACGCGCGCCTGGCGGCTGACCTTCTGATTGAGCGGCTCGGCGGCGAGCCTTTCAGTTGGAGTGGTGGCAGCTTGGCCAACGTGGGCGAATTGCGCGCGCGTTACGTCGCCGCGCTACGCGCAGCGGACAATCATGATATCGGTCCGCTGCTGGAATTCGCGCGCAGCTGA
- a CDS encoding ProQ/FINO family protein has translation MSDEDLSRALHAYTRTGKYLAQLLPGATRIDLDGKAAGEVTEAEAATAQAWLLARFAKGGAEQSPEPKPEPESSAKPDPKRAENKAKLSADRPAGLVVETKRRRSLGRRDHR, from the coding sequence TTGTCGGACGAGGACTTGAGCAGAGCACTGCACGCCTATACCAGAACGGGCAAATACCTGGCGCAACTGCTCCCCGGTGCGACACGCATTGATCTCGACGGCAAAGCCGCCGGTGAAGTGACAGAAGCAGAGGCGGCGACAGCCCAGGCTTGGCTGCTTGCGCGTTTTGCGAAGGGAGGAGCCGAGCAATCGCCAGAGCCAAAACCAGAGCCGGAGTCATCAGCGAAGCCAGATCCTAAACGAGCAGAGAACAAGGCCAAGCTTTCGGCCGACCGGCCTGCGGGTCTTGTCGTTGAGACGAAGCGGCGTCGATCGCTCGGCCGCCGCGATCATCGATGA
- a CDS encoding phasin family protein, with amino-acid sequence MLNFEDANKKSKEAMDVAVKSYSALTKGFQAIATEAAGYSKKSFEESIAHFEKLANAKSLEAAFELQTNYLKSSYEGFFAEATKIGEMYADLAKDAYKPYEAPVAKATAAVKSAGAA; translated from the coding sequence ATGTTGAACTTCGAAGATGCGAACAAGAAGAGCAAGGAAGCCATGGACGTGGCCGTGAAGAGCTATTCCGCCCTGACCAAAGGTTTCCAGGCCATTGCGACTGAAGCGGCAGGCTACTCGAAGAAGAGCTTTGAGGAGAGCATCGCCCATTTCGAGAAGCTTGCCAACGCCAAGAGCCTGGAGGCGGCATTCGAGCTTCAGACCAACTATCTGAAGTCGAGCTACGAAGGTTTCTTCGCCGAAGCAACGAAGATCGGCGAGATGTACGCGGATCTTGCCAAGGATGCGTACAAGCCCTATGAGGCACCGGTTGCCAAGGCGACCGCTGCAGTGAAGAGCGCCGGTGCCGCCTGA
- a CDS encoding lactoylglutathione lyase family protein, with product MTAITFSHIGVTVPDLEKAVAFYAKAFGFYVIMPPTEIRHDDSAIGQMCDDVFGPGWGSFRIAHLSTGDGIGIELFEFPRTAPEEKPFEYWRPGLFHFCLQDENLEERVKIIESLGGRQRMKQVRFYYPGQKPYRMVYCEDPFGNVIELYSHSYELTYSAGAYV from the coding sequence ATGACAGCCATCACGTTTTCCCATATCGGCGTCACCGTCCCAGATCTCGAGAAGGCGGTCGCGTTCTACGCGAAGGCCTTCGGCTTCTACGTGATAATGCCGCCGACCGAAATCCGGCACGACGACAGCGCTATTGGACAGATGTGCGACGATGTGTTCGGTCCCGGGTGGGGAAGCTTCCGCATCGCCCATCTCTCGACAGGCGACGGCATCGGTATCGAGCTCTTCGAATTCCCCAGAACGGCGCCGGAGGAAAAGCCATTCGAATATTGGCGGCCTGGCCTTTTCCATTTCTGCCTGCAGGACGAAAATCTCGAGGAGCGGGTCAAGATCATCGAATCGCTCGGCGGCCGGCAGCGGATGAAGCAGGTGCGGTTCTATTATCCGGGGCAAAAGCCCTACCGGATGGTCTATTGCGAGGACCCGTTCGGCAACGTCATCGAGCTCTACAGCCATTCCTACGAGCTCACCTATTCCGCCGGCGCCTACGTCTGA
- a CDS encoding C4-dicarboxylate TRAP transporter substrate-binding protein yields MMITNKRSAAIFTALGAVILACGMAQAQDSYTLRFNHVLGPGEPYHQGFLNWAKRVEERTKGGLKIEVFHSAQLGVEEDIIEQIRQGANIGQNTDAARLGNYVPGIAVVNGPYFVESLKDAFALGKAPTMAAWQNELAEKHGLKVVCFDWVQGFRNFFTNKEIRTPEDLAGQRIRTPPAPIWQESIRALGAEPVAMNFGDIYPGLQQQAIDGAELVYPNITAANLNEVLKFANETRHILLVNFQVVSSQWFNNLPEEYQTALVEECHSAGQETSKAVEAAEAKAKATLQERGMTVVEDVDREAFRRAGEKAYEALGVVEAKNKVQAEIGK; encoded by the coding sequence ATGATGATAACGAACAAGCGATCGGCCGCGATCTTCACGGCTTTGGGCGCGGTCATTCTTGCCTGCGGGATGGCCCAGGCACAGGATAGCTATACTTTGCGCTTCAACCATGTCCTCGGACCTGGCGAGCCTTATCATCAAGGCTTCCTGAACTGGGCTAAGCGCGTTGAAGAGCGCACCAAGGGTGGGCTCAAAATCGAGGTATTCCACAGCGCCCAGCTCGGCGTCGAGGAAGACATTATCGAGCAGATCCGTCAGGGCGCCAATATCGGGCAGAATACCGATGCGGCACGGCTCGGCAACTACGTCCCGGGCATTGCCGTCGTGAACGGCCCTTATTTCGTCGAGTCGCTCAAGGACGCTTTTGCGCTCGGAAAAGCACCCACAATGGCCGCATGGCAGAACGAGTTGGCCGAGAAGCATGGCCTCAAGGTCGTCTGTTTCGACTGGGTGCAGGGGTTCCGAAACTTCTTCACCAATAAGGAAATCCGCACGCCGGAAGACCTAGCCGGCCAGCGCATCCGCACGCCGCCCGCGCCGATCTGGCAGGAGTCGATCCGCGCACTCGGCGCGGAGCCGGTGGCGATGAATTTCGGCGACATCTATCCCGGCCTGCAGCAGCAGGCGATCGACGGCGCGGAACTGGTCTATCCCAATATCACGGCAGCCAATCTGAACGAGGTGCTGAAGTTCGCGAACGAGACCCGGCACATTCTCCTGGTCAATTTCCAGGTCGTCAGTTCCCAATGGTTCAACAATCTGCCTGAAGAATATCAGACGGCGCTGGTCGAGGAATGCCACAGTGCCGGCCAGGAAACCTCAAAAGCGGTCGAGGCGGCGGAGGCGAAAGCCAAAGCCACCCTTCAGGAGCGGGGCATGACCGTTGTCGAGGACGTCGATCGCGAGGCGTTTCGGCGGGCCGGAGAAAAAGCCTATGAAGCCCTCGGCGTGGTCGAAGCCAAGAACAAGGTGCAAGCAGAGATCGGCAAATAA
- a CDS encoding mobile mystery protein A, with the protein MKSNTRKRARLRLDERLQSLQPIDRFRAPPRGWVRALRDALGMTGVQLGARIGIRPQTVETIEKSEAAGTIQLNTLRRAAEALDCTLVYALVPNSSLEAVIEARARKIAIRELQRVAHTMRLEAQGTDNADFESRIQAYIRDKLSERDLWNEI; encoded by the coding sequence ATGAAGAGCAATACTCGCAAGAGAGCACGGCTCCGCCTCGACGAGCGACTTCAGTCGCTCCAGCCGATTGATCGGTTCAGGGCGCCGCCGAGGGGATGGGTGCGCGCGCTACGCGATGCCCTCGGCATGACGGGCGTGCAGCTCGGCGCGCGCATCGGCATCCGACCCCAGACTGTCGAAACGATCGAGAAGTCGGAAGCGGCAGGAACCATCCAGCTCAACACGCTGCGGCGCGCCGCCGAGGCGCTGGATTGCACGCTCGTCTACGCCCTCGTTCCCAACAGCTCGCTTGAGGCAGTCATTGAGGCTCGGGCACGCAAGATCGCAATACGCGAGCTGCAGCGTGTCGCGCATACGATGCGGCTGGAAGCGCAAGGCACGGACAATGCCGATTTCGAATCTCGCATCCAGGCATATATCCGCGACAAGCTCTCTGAGCGCGATCTCTGGAACGAGATATGA